From Asterias rubens chromosome 3, eAstRub1.3, whole genome shotgun sequence, the proteins below share one genomic window:
- the LOC117288087 gene encoding ficolin-3-like, translating into MRQFLSAETRKFTKAPYQQKEARSHVLCVSYCHADPKCHSVNYNIDNHQCELNNATRAQYPDDFVFECGSVYFDADEETPLYSVPNKPLSTQPGSAGPKYSSCKELLQTCHKESGIYTVYPSALNNDSLQVYCDMDGEGWMVIQRRQDGSVDFLRNWVDYQVGFGNMSGEFWLGNDNLRALTEFTGLWKLKIEMVDSDGNEVFAEYGHFKISGEYFKLQVGLYNAINSTGLDALSWHNGKMFTTKDKDNNAQTETGQITGGWWYWRGYDANLHGMYHQNTTAQSNGIHWLSSVSPYEYFTVKACTMKISQITSINEQV; encoded by the coding sequence ATGAGACAGTTTCTATCTGCGGAGACTAGAAAGTTCACCAAAGCTCCCTATCAACAAAAAGAAGCACGTTCTCATGTCTTATGTGTGAGTTATTGCCATGCTGATCCCAAGTGCCACTCAGTCAATTACAACATTGACAATCATCAGTGTGAGTTAAACAATGCTACCAGGGCTCAGTATCCAGATGACTTTGTGTTTGAGTGTGGTAGCGTGTACTTCGATGCTGATGAAGAAACACCACTCTACTCTGTGCCCAACAAACCACTCTCCACACAGCCTGGCTCTGCTGGGCCTAAATACAGCAGTTGCAAGGAGCTTCTCCAGACATGTCATAAGGAGAGTGGTATCTACACAGTCTACCCTTCTGCACTTAACAACGACAGTCTGCAAGTCTACTGTGACATGGACGGTGAGGGCTGGATGGTCATTCAGAGGCGTCAAGACGGCAGTGTGGATTTCCTCCGCAACTGGGTTGACTACCAGGTTGGTTTTGGTAACATGTCCGGTGAATTCTGGCTTGGAAATGACAACCTACGTGCCCTTACCGAGTTTACAGGACTGTGGAAGCTGAAGATTGAGATGGTTGACTCCGATGGAAATGAAGTATTCGCTGAATATGGACACTTCAAGATTTCTGGCGAATACTTCAAGTTACAGGTTGGTTTATACAATGCTATTAACAGCACAGGGTTGGATGCCCTCTCATGGCACAACGGAAAGATGTTCACCACCAAGGACAAAGATAACAACGCGCAAACCGAGACTGGCCAGATCACAGGTGGATGGTGGTACTGGAGAGGCTATGACGCTAACTTACATGGTATGTATCATCAAAATACAACAGCCCAATCCAATGGAATACATTGGCTCTCATCTGTATCACCGTATGAATACTTTACGGTCAAAGCATGTACCATGAAAATATCTCAAATAACAAGTATCAACGaacaagtctga